CGATGTAGGAAATTTGAATCCCTTCGGTGCTGCAACGACAAGCTTGCATTTACCGATCCCAAGATCGAGTGGTTCGTATAAATCGTGTTTTTCTTCGATCAACGTATCCTTTCCTACTATTCCACAGTCTGCTGCCCCATATTCGACATAGGAAGGCACGTCAGAGGGACGCACAATCAAGATCTTTAATCCAACTTCTGGGTATTCGTAGATCAGCCTTCTGGAATCGTCGTAAATCTCACCGACAGGTAATCCACCTTTTGTTAACATCCGGGCGGCTTCTTTCAATAGCCTGCCTCGGGCGATTGCAAGTGTTATCAATCTTTCTCCCTCCATATTCTGGCACCGGCAGCTTCAAGTTTCTTATCTAGCCTCTCGTAACCACGGTCAAGATGATAGACCCTGGATATAACCGATTTTCCACTGGCTGCTAGCCCGGCCAAAACAAGTGATGCGCTAGCTCTGAGATCGCTTGCCATTGTAGGAGCGGCACTCAGACCAGAAATTCCCCTTACAACCGCGCTATTACCCACTAACTTTATATCTGCGCCCATTCTCCTCAATTCACCTGCATGCATAAACCTCTGTGGAAAAATATTTTCGGTTATAACGCTGAGGCCGTCTG
Above is a window of Thermodesulfobacteriota bacterium DNA encoding:
- the hisG gene encoding ATP phosphoribosyltransferase, translating into MITLAIARGRLLKEAARMLTKGGLPVGEIYDDSRRLIYEYPEVGLKILIVRPSDVPSYVEYGAADCGIVGKDTLIEEKHDLYEPLDLGIGKCKLVVAAPKGFKFPTSRLLRVATKYPRTSFEHFVKKGITTDIVKLYGSVELAPIVGLSDVIVDLSATGETLRKNNLVEIETIANITAKLVVNKVSMKVKSREVKEFLNMLKSSRALRA